In one window of Halorussus caseinilyticus DNA:
- a CDS encoding carboxypeptidase regulatory-like domain-containing protein, translated as MTGSYPDGEASDRTELQCPACFTTGLDSIDRITGQYDTRREEYVYATQCPNDDCEVERVPPEEVRRQLSSSVGVGVGFDFDLAGLVREFSLRTAAMVAAVCLLAVAAVLASGGLSLSVNLGLGGTASASDAPYENLSTADASLTVSNEMGNWTVYGYGGAYVVTGDLHGTVVYLTPAGNVTRTPYFFSSRANARDAVLAWRAKHETDPSQYPRPDAPNSTALYQSSNWTAFEFNGSYVVAGRINDSLVYLYPNGTYAERPYVYENGSDARRAIVNWEVHAGEYGNQLPAVEPVPLEDVKSDLREWDPDGIDWPTQTPASGDYDWQWPSDEYDPTNTSETATTDVIRGAVYDDADHAVAGATVYLERAGRTATTGANGTFEFGNVTPGNDTLFVEPPAGSSLAASRPVNVTVTEAGDLRVWGSPENVVFFETADGTVAENSLRLLTRPSQRIEITGTGSALASTIQFAQPLNAENTSVSLTGLYTAGEQTKTVSGHNTAETVPIDGNRVPDRQRLRLSGQVASERVATSGTYTGSGSAPTLPVRGNMPPRDVRVDLAANLSENRVTDSETLGLDARPTRAVVSQLTDGETGVVEVRRNGTYEVAVEWKMRNTQYGGMHGRFTVSACDESGCRQLTTVERRFGGGRYRASRSGTYRATVALDAGERLEIEVAESGWGKTKIPAQVVTTYQGERTPATETVTVGGNLPPANASLTLTGNDGVETRYGTPRVNVHGNPEDYGSVSREKTRTLFYARESGYYTLRLPWVVKATTATTYGDEHGGRADLALHVGGETVLSKTAETAPGGRDVDSGTYRERVYLDAGETVRAEMEAADAATVRVSGTDAGVVTTAPTGRVEVTVNGRTYQTSALAPGESETLTLSLHNGTNQIEVETTGGKQVGFDLAYTERTGTRRPVVRVGGETVCSFTGVLDGTRTCDVPQSLLDGESADFEITTASGPVAYDVSYRARAAPTNATVTVNGETYRYPSEFDGRGPLTDGMVSRNVSALALGANTVEVATPEVDGLRPTVTATLQYAGEARQTTKPSVVVESPDGTTHRKAVPEAVLGRDGTLTGTYDVVVPAEWFGRGRNVVRVETADASQVRAVVQSSGLTRQVRTFNTTA; from the coding sequence ATGACAGGAAGTTATCCAGACGGCGAGGCGAGCGACAGAACGGAGTTACAGTGTCCGGCGTGTTTCACGACCGGACTCGACAGTATCGACCGTATCACCGGCCAGTACGACACGAGGCGCGAGGAGTACGTGTACGCGACACAGTGTCCGAACGACGATTGCGAGGTCGAGCGCGTGCCGCCCGAGGAGGTACGCCGTCAACTCTCATCGAGCGTCGGCGTCGGCGTTGGGTTCGACTTCGACCTTGCGGGTTTGGTCCGCGAGTTCAGTTTGCGGACGGCCGCGATGGTCGCGGCGGTCTGCCTGCTGGCCGTTGCGGCCGTACTCGCGTCCGGCGGCCTGTCGCTGTCGGTCAACCTCGGATTGGGTGGGACGGCGAGCGCGTCGGATGCACCCTACGAGAACCTCTCGACGGCCGACGCCAGCCTCACCGTCTCGAACGAGATGGGTAATTGGACGGTGTACGGCTACGGCGGCGCGTACGTCGTGACCGGCGACCTACACGGTACCGTCGTTTATCTCACTCCGGCGGGGAACGTGACGCGGACGCCGTATTTCTTCTCGTCGCGGGCGAACGCGCGAGACGCAGTATTGGCGTGGCGTGCGAAACACGAGACGGACCCGTCACAGTATCCGCGGCCGGACGCACCGAACAGTACGGCGCTCTATCAGTCGAGTAATTGGACGGCGTTCGAGTTCAACGGTAGCTACGTCGTCGCCGGACGAATCAACGACTCCTTGGTCTATCTGTATCCGAATGGGACGTATGCCGAGCGCCCGTACGTCTACGAGAACGGTTCGGATGCGCGGCGGGCGATAGTCAACTGGGAGGTTCACGCTGGCGAGTACGGCAACCAGCTTCCCGCGGTCGAGCCAGTGCCGCTTGAAGACGTGAAGTCGGACTTGCGGGAGTGGGACCCGGACGGTATCGACTGGCCGACCCAGACGCCCGCGTCGGGCGACTACGACTGGCAGTGGCCGAGCGACGAGTACGACCCGACCAACACCTCCGAGACGGCGACCACCGACGTGATTCGCGGGGCGGTCTACGACGACGCCGACCACGCGGTCGCGGGCGCAACCGTCTACTTGGAGCGTGCGGGGCGGACGGCGACGACCGGCGCGAACGGGACGTTCGAGTTCGGGAACGTCACGCCGGGGAACGACACGCTGTTCGTCGAGCCACCCGCCGGGAGTTCGCTGGCGGCGAGTCGGCCGGTGAACGTCACGGTGACAGAGGCGGGCGACCTCCGCGTGTGGGGGAGTCCGGAGAACGTGGTGTTTTTCGAGACCGCGGACGGGACGGTCGCGGAGAACTCGCTCCGGTTGTTGACGCGGCCGAGTCAGCGTATCGAAATCACGGGCACCGGGTCGGCGCTGGCGTCCACGATACAGTTCGCCCAACCACTGAATGCTGAGAATACGTCGGTCTCGCTTACGGGGTTGTACACGGCGGGCGAGCAGACCAAGACTGTTTCGGGCCACAACACGGCCGAAACGGTCCCTATCGACGGGAATCGCGTACCCGACCGCCAACGTCTTCGACTCTCCGGACAGGTTGCGAGCGAGCGCGTGGCTACGTCGGGCACCTATACGGGGTCGGGGTCGGCTCCGACACTCCCGGTTCGAGGGAACATGCCGCCGCGGGACGTGCGCGTCGACCTCGCGGCGAACCTCTCAGAGAACCGCGTGACTGATAGTGAGACGCTGGGGTTGGATGCGCGGCCGACGCGGGCGGTGGTGTCGCAGTTGACTGACGGCGAGACCGGCGTGGTCGAGGTGCGGCGGAACGGCACCTACGAGGTCGCAGTCGAGTGGAAGATGCGCAACACCCAGTACGGCGGGATGCACGGCCGGTTCACGGTCTCGGCGTGCGACGAGTCGGGGTGTCGCCAGTTGACGACGGTCGAGCGACGGTTCGGTGGCGGCCGGTATCGGGCGTCGCGGTCGGGGACCTACCGGGCGACGGTCGCGTTGGACGCGGGCGAACGTCTCGAAATCGAGGTTGCCGAGAGTGGGTGGGGGAAGACGAAGATACCCGCGCAGGTCGTCACCACCTATCAGGGCGAGCGCACGCCGGCGACCGAGACGGTCACGGTCGGCGGGAACCTCCCGCCCGCGAACGCATCACTCACACTCACGGGGAACGACGGGGTGGAGACGCGGTACGGGACGCCGCGGGTGAACGTCCACGGCAACCCCGAAGACTACGGGTCAGTCTCGCGGGAGAAGACGCGGACGCTGTTCTACGCGCGTGAGTCGGGCTACTACACGTTGCGTCTGCCGTGGGTGGTGAAAGCGACGACCGCGACGACGTACGGCGACGAACACGGCGGGCGGGCGGACCTCGCGCTCCACGTCGGCGGCGAAACCGTGCTGTCGAAGACCGCCGAGACCGCGCCCGGCGGCCGCGACGTAGACTCCGGCACCTACCGCGAGCGGGTCTACTTGGACGCTGGTGAGACGGTTCGGGCGGAGATGGAGGCGGCGGACGCGGCGACGGTCCGGGTGTCGGGGACGGACGCGGGCGTCGTTACGACCGCGCCGACCGGCCGCGTCGAAGTCACCGTCAACGGCCGGACGTACCAGACCTCGGCGCTGGCACCCGGCGAATCCGAGACCCTCACTCTCTCGCTCCACAACGGCACGAACCAAATCGAGGTCGAGACGACGGGCGGGAAGCAGGTCGGGTTCGACCTCGCGTACACCGAACGCACCGGCACCCGGCGTCCCGTGGTCCGGGTGGGCGGTGAGACGGTGTGTTCGTTCACGGGCGTTCTCGACGGTACTCGGACCTGCGACGTGCCCCAGTCGTTGCTCGACGGGGAGTCGGCGGACTTCGAGATTACGACGGCGAGCGGGCCGGTCGCGTACGACGTGAGTTATCGGGCGCGGGCCGCGCCCACGAATGCGACGGTCACGGTCAACGGTGAGACCTATCGGTATCCGAGCGAGTTCGACGGTCGCGGACCGCTCACCGACGGGATGGTGTCGCGGAACGTGTCGGCGCTGGCGCTCGGCGCGAACACGGTCGAGGTTGCGACCCCCGAGGTCGATGGGTTGCGGCCGACCGTGACCGCGACGCTCCAGTACGCTGGCGAGGCCCGCCAGACTACCAAGCCCAGTGTTGTCGTCGAGTCGCCCGACGGCACCACCCATCGGAAGGCGGTGCCCGAGGCGGTGCTTGGACGGGACGGGACGCTGACCGGGACGTACGACGTGGTGGTTCCGGCGGAGTGGTTCGGTCGGGGCCGGAACGTGGTGCGTGTCGAGACGGCGGACGCGTCGCAGGTCCGGGCGGTCGTCCAGTCGTCGGGCCTCACCCGGCAGGTCCGAACGTTCAACACCACCGCCTAA
- a CDS encoding amidase: MNTAYASATEIATNVRRGNLSPVTVVEETLTRIERRNDELNAYAEIADDYARERAAEIERAVGDGNPVGPLAGVPVAVKESAASKTGLRRTMGSVPFRDSVAETDSTFVTRLELAGAVIVGTTNTPELDHKTTTDNPLRGPTRNPFDPSRNAGGSSGGSAAAVADGLTPVAHGKDAGGSLRVPAAWSGVYAFKPTFRRVPDVTRPDGFADDLGVRSSHGPITRSVRDAALVLDVIEGHHPRDPSSLPDSDDCYRDAVERPIDGLEIAYTPDYGTFPVETEVRETVADAAEAFGRAGATVERVEVQLGYSHAELTDTWLDLVAANLAAMSEWLARHENLDLLGEYREEMTDGVVELLESGAETTATEYLHNHVVRTAVHDAIEDVFEEYDLLVSPTVCHPPVENATEESTLGPEEVDGESVDPRIGWCPTYLLNFTGHPAASVPAGTVDGGLPVGMQIVGPRFADETVIAASAAFERVRPWAGRYDAIRD, encoded by the coding sequence ATGAACACGGCGTACGCGTCCGCCACGGAGATTGCGACGAACGTCCGTCGGGGGAACCTCTCGCCCGTCACGGTCGTCGAGGAGACGTTGACACGCATCGAACGGCGGAACGACGAGCTGAACGCGTACGCCGAAATCGCGGACGACTACGCTCGGGAGCGGGCCGCCGAAATCGAACGCGCCGTCGGCGACGGGAACCCGGTCGGTCCGCTCGCTGGCGTCCCCGTAGCGGTCAAAGAGTCCGCCGCGTCGAAGACGGGCCTGCGGCGGACGATGGGGTCGGTTCCGTTTCGGGATTCCGTCGCGGAGACCGACTCGACGTTCGTCACTCGACTGGAGCTAGCGGGTGCGGTAATCGTCGGAACGACGAACACGCCGGAGTTAGACCACAAGACGACGACCGACAATCCGCTACGAGGACCGACTCGGAACCCGTTCGACCCGTCGCGGAACGCGGGTGGTTCCTCCGGTGGGAGTGCCGCAGCGGTCGCCGACGGTCTCACACCCGTCGCACACGGGAAAGACGCGGGCGGGTCGCTTCGAGTCCCGGCGGCGTGGTCCGGCGTGTACGCCTTCAAACCGACGTTCCGACGGGTGCCGGACGTGACTCGACCGGACGGGTTCGCGGACGACCTCGGCGTCCGGTCCAGCCACGGCCCCATCACGCGGAGCGTCCGCGACGCCGCCCTCGTTCTCGATGTCATCGAGGGCCACCACCCACGGGACCCGTCCAGTCTCCCGGACAGCGACGACTGCTACCGCGATGCGGTCGAGCGCCCAATCGACGGACTCGAAATCGCGTACACTCCAGACTACGGTACGTTTCCGGTAGAGACCGAGGTACGAGAGACGGTCGCGGACGCGGCCGAGGCGTTCGGTCGCGCGGGAGCGACGGTCGAACGCGTCGAAGTGCAACTCGGATACTCTCACGCGGAACTCACGGATACGTGGTTGGACCTCGTGGCCGCCAATCTCGCGGCGATGAGCGAGTGGCTGGCGCGACACGAGAACCTCGACCTGCTCGGAGAGTACCGCGAGGAGATGACGGACGGAGTAGTCGAACTGCTCGAATCCGGTGCGGAGACGACCGCGACGGAGTACCTCCACAACCACGTCGTCCGTACGGCAGTACACGACGCAATCGAGGATGTCTTCGAGGAGTACGACCTGCTGGTTTCGCCGACCGTCTGTCACCCTCCCGTCGAGAACGCGACCGAGGAATCCACGCTCGGGCCGGAGGAAGTCGATGGCGAATCGGTGGACCCTCGAATCGGGTGGTGTCCGACCTATCTACTCAATTTCACGGGGCATCCCGCTGCGTCGGTTCCCGCAGGAACGGTCGATGGAGGGCTTCCAGTCGGGATGCAGATTGTGGGACCACGCTTCGCGGACGAAACCGTCATCGCCGCCAGCGCCGCGTTCGAGCGAGTTCGACCGTGGGCCGGTCGGTACGACGCCATCCGCGACTAA
- a CDS encoding GNAT family N-acetyltransferase gives MTSTDETHDPRDDSDDATLPTLGPDATIRSNYIFQRYDRTIDRTISFRPATMERDLGRLHTWLGYDHVTEFWELDLSLPAFRDHLAEKLAEDHLTPCIGYIDHVPMSYWEFYWPSEYELDAYYDADPTDRAAHLLIGPPEYVGNGYAEALIRAMGIMLFSHPETDRVVGEPDAGHDVVIHILEQCGFEAREEFYFEEADKDALLMVCERDDFEKALLADSPATVAHGSTDG, from the coding sequence ATGACATCGACAGACGAGACCCACGACCCGAGAGACGATAGCGACGACGCGACCCTCCCCACACTTGGCCCGGACGCGACCATCAGGTCGAACTACATCTTCCAGCGCTACGACCGGACGATAGACCGAACCATCTCGTTTCGGCCTGCAACGATGGAGCGTGACCTCGGCAGACTCCACACGTGGCTCGGCTACGACCACGTAACGGAGTTCTGGGAACTCGACCTCTCGTTGCCAGCGTTCCGCGACCACCTCGCCGAGAAACTCGCGGAAGACCACTTGACGCCGTGCATCGGCTACATCGACCACGTACCGATGAGTTACTGGGAGTTCTACTGGCCCAGCGAGTACGAACTCGACGCGTACTACGACGCCGACCCGACCGACCGGGCCGCACACCTGCTCATCGGCCCGCCGGAGTACGTGGGGAACGGCTACGCCGAAGCACTCATCCGCGCTATGGGCATCATGCTGTTCTCACACCCCGAAACGGACCGGGTGGTCGGCGAACCCGACGCCGGACACGATGTCGTCATCCACATCTTGGAACAGTGCGGCTTCGAGGCCCGCGAGGAGTTCTACTTCGAAGAAGCCGACAAAGACGCGCTACTGATGGTCTGCGAACGCGACGACTTCGAGAAAGCACTGCTCGCAGACTCGCCAGCGACGGTCGCTCACGGTTCGACGGACGGGTGA
- a CDS encoding NAD(P)-binding domain-containing protein — MNTRHERAARPDADDYDLVVVGGGASGLAAAVFAARYGLDTVVFDRGGSAIRRSYSIENYLGFLAVDPATFLRLGRAHARYEGAEVVDDLVTSVVERDDGFRVRTEDGTDVGARYVVAASAYNADYLTELDGGAFHDEGEHPVECDEATGRTPVDGLYVAGWLSGQPHQVLIAAGHGARVAKSLVHDRRRERGYWDGIADYWDWSVETGTYSGEQWHDRLDEWVDSTLPDDHDVSDERIERIREAVKEERLSFECTPAEREARMEDTRRLLAEQFGSAE, encoded by the coding sequence ATGAACACACGTCACGAACGAGCGGCCCGGCCGGACGCGGACGACTACGACCTCGTAGTCGTCGGCGGCGGCGCGTCGGGACTCGCGGCGGCCGTGTTCGCCGCCCGCTACGGACTCGATACCGTCGTGTTCGACCGCGGCGGGTCGGCCATCCGACGGTCGTACTCCATCGAGAACTACCTCGGGTTCCTCGCAGTCGACCCGGCGACGTTCCTCCGACTCGGCCGCGCGCACGCACGGTACGAGGGTGCCGAAGTCGTCGACGACCTCGTGACATCGGTCGTCGAGCGCGACGACGGGTTCCGCGTCCGGACCGAAGACGGCACCGACGTTGGCGCGCGATACGTCGTCGCCGCTTCCGCGTACAACGCCGACTACCTGACCGAACTCGACGGCGGGGCGTTCCACGACGAGGGCGAGCATCCGGTCGAGTGCGACGAGGCGACCGGACGCACGCCCGTAGACGGTCTCTACGTCGCGGGATGGCTCTCCGGCCAACCGCATCAGGTCCTCATCGCCGCCGGTCACGGCGCTCGCGTCGCCAAGTCGCTCGTCCACGACCGGAGAAGGGAACGTGGATACTGGGACGGAATCGCGGACTACTGGGACTGGTCGGTCGAGACCGGAACGTACAGCGGCGAGCAGTGGCACGACCGCCTCGACGAGTGGGTCGATTCGACGCTTCCCGACGACCACGATGTCTCCGACGAGCGAATCGAGCGCATCCGCGAGGCGGTGAAAGAAGAACGACTGTCGTTCGAGTGTACGCCCGCCGAGCGAGAGGCCCGGATGGAAGACACCCGTCGACTCCTCGCCGAGCAGTTCGGGTCGGCGGAGTGA
- a CDS encoding cytochrome P450 codes for MSSSPPGPRGEPLFGSSRRYARDPFRFLSALEQAYGDVVQFDLGPLNTYLLTDPADIERVLVSEVETFRKPDFQNDALGDLLGKGLLLSEGQQWRKQRQLANPAFDVNRVMAFADRIVAHNDDLLADWSDGATVNVEQDMTQVTLAVIVDLMLGTDLDDRRVQTIREALMPLGARFEPDPVRFAAPQWLPMPGDSEYRTAVETLEGVIADIVADRRGTHGDPETDEGPNDLLSILLRAQDRGEQSDRQIRDEVMTMLLAGHDTTALTLTYTWYLLSQHPEVERRVHEEIEDVLDGDPPTMADVRDLTYVERVVDEAMRLYPPVYTMFREARESVELGGYRVPEGAAIMLSQWAMHRSERHWENPDAFDPDRWTRDVDRPRFAYFPFGGGPRHCIGKHLAKLEAKLILARTAQRYRLEYTREGEPELWPTLTMHPRNGMPMRVHER; via the coding sequence ATGAGTTCGTCACCGCCCGGCCCACGGGGAGAACCGCTGTTCGGGAGTAGCCGTCGGTACGCCCGCGACCCGTTCCGGTTTCTCTCGGCGCTCGAACAGGCGTACGGCGACGTGGTGCAGTTCGACCTCGGTCCGCTGAACACCTACCTGCTGACCGACCCCGCCGACATCGAACGCGTGTTGGTCTCGGAAGTAGAGACGTTCCGCAAGCCCGACTTCCAGAACGACGCCCTCGGCGACTTGCTCGGTAAGGGGCTTTTGCTCAGCGAGGGCCAGCAGTGGCGCAAACAGCGCCAACTCGCCAACCCCGCGTTCGACGTGAACCGGGTGATGGCGTTCGCCGACCGAATCGTCGCCCACAACGACGACTTGCTCGCCGACTGGTCCGACGGCGCGACGGTCAATGTCGAACAGGACATGACGCAGGTGACGCTCGCGGTCATCGTGGACCTGATGCTCGGCACCGACTTGGACGACCGGCGGGTCCAGACCATCCGCGAGGCGCTGATGCCTCTCGGGGCGCGCTTCGAACCCGACCCGGTTCGGTTCGCCGCCCCGCAGTGGCTTCCGATGCCCGGCGACAGCGAGTACCGGACCGCCGTCGAGACCCTAGAGGGCGTCATCGCCGACATCGTGGCCGACCGGCGCGGCACGCACGGCGACCCCGAAACCGACGAGGGGCCGAACGACCTGCTGTCGATTCTCCTGCGCGCGCAGGACCGCGGCGAGCAGTCCGACCGCCAGATACGCGACGAGGTGATGACGATGCTGTTGGCGGGCCACGACACCACCGCGCTGACGCTGACCTACACGTGGTACCTGCTGTCTCAACATCCCGAAGTCGAGCGGCGCGTCCACGAGGAAATCGAGGACGTGCTGGACGGCGACCCGCCGACGATGGCCGACGTGCGTGACCTCACCTACGTCGAACGGGTCGTAGACGAGGCGATGCGCCTCTACCCGCCGGTGTACACGATGTTCCGCGAAGCGAGAGAATCCGTCGAACTCGGTGGCTACCGCGTCCCCGAAGGGGCCGCCATCATGCTCTCGCAGTGGGCGATGCACCGGTCGGAGCGCCACTGGGAGAACCCCGACGCGTTCGACCCCGACCGGTGGACCCGCGACGTGGACCGGCCGCGGTTCGCGTACTTCCCGTTCGGCGGTGGGCCGCGCCACTGCATCGGCAAGCACCTCGCCAAACTCGAAGCCAAACTCATCCTCGCGCGCACCGCCCAACGGTACCGTCTGGAGTACACCCGCGAGGGCGAACCCGAGTTGTGGCCGACGCTGACGATGCACCCCCGGAACGGGATGCCGATGCGCGTCCACGAACGCTGA
- a CDS encoding DNA cytosine methyltransferase, translating to MGAVESDDNTAETFRRNFDGEVIEKDIRNVPSFEMWDDADVVVGGPPCQGFSNLNKTSTEALSDERNELWRHFLRAVEDIDPDVFLIENVSRFLKSREGARAVKIAEELGYTIVVDTLWAHDYGVPQKRKRGFVLGSKLGVPFFPEETDEETRTVRDAFGSLPHEPSEENWHVSRKRVTELSKRRFQEVPPGGNRFDLPKELMPDCWKNKERGGTDLFSRLWWNLPSVTIRTEFYKPEKGRYLHPEANRSITIREGARLQTFPDDFEFVGARTRVAPQIGNAVPPKLAYHLGRAIKSHLEGKKSRINPEAETEHDIFKKSFRIGKQKQSQLATFSS from the coding sequence ATTGGGGCGGTGGAGTCCGACGATAATACTGCGGAGACGTTCCGCCGAAATTTCGATGGTGAAGTAATCGAAAAAGACATTCGGAACGTTCCTTCTTTCGAGATGTGGGACGACGCGGACGTGGTTGTCGGCGGACCGCCGTGTCAGGGGTTTTCTAATCTCAACAAGACGAGTACGGAAGCGTTGAGCGACGAACGTAACGAGCTATGGCGTCACTTTCTGCGTGCTGTCGAAGACATCGACCCGGACGTTTTCCTTATCGAGAACGTCTCGCGCTTTTTGAAATCTCGGGAAGGCGCACGGGCCGTCAAAATTGCAGAAGAGTTAGGTTACACAATAGTCGTGGACACGCTCTGGGCGCACGACTATGGAGTTCCACAGAAACGAAAGCGGGGGTTCGTGCTGGGTAGTAAGCTTGGTGTACCGTTCTTCCCGGAAGAGACAGACGAAGAAACACGCACAGTTCGAGACGCGTTCGGTAGCTTACCGCACGAACCGTCCGAAGAGAACTGGCACGTCAGTCGGAAGCGCGTTACGGAACTCAGCAAAAGGCGCTTCCAAGAAGTCCCTCCCGGTGGAAATCGGTTTGACCTTCCGAAAGAACTCATGCCGGACTGCTGGAAGAACAAAGAGCGCGGTGGTACCGACTTGTTCAGCCGCCTGTGGTGGAATCTCCCGTCAGTTACCATTCGGACCGAATTCTACAAACCTGAAAAGGGAAGGTATCTCCACCCCGAGGCAAACCGCTCGATTACGATTCGGGAGGGTGCCCGTCTTCAGACGTTCCCGGACGACTTCGAGTTCGTCGGGGCACGAACGCGGGTCGCACCCCAAATCGGGAACGCAGTACCGCCGAAGTTAGCGTACCATCTCGGACGAGCAATCAAATCCCATTTAGAAGGGAAAAAAAGCCGAATCAATCCAGAGGCGGAAACCGAACATGATATCTTCAAGAAATCGTTCCGGATTGGGAAGCAAAAGCAGTCCCAACTTGCCACGTTCAGCAGTTAG
- a CDS encoding HNH endonuclease produces the protein MYLYENRMASDFEQIYRRLLAQAGTVVEELEDIDSDEVTRENWTSEFSDFNDSLDEFEETQAELFAELFDATSGKGRIREFMRDNVGEVVTTQTLARISGIQDYQRRIRELRNEEGFIADSTRTRSELSNDEYYIKEIRDVNQKTRLPNDQRLNYLEETNYECELCGRNVNDKKVNWVDVDHIQPYVEFGTAKETHKRENLQTLRNRYHDGKSAREDIANQRRDGDTGAVDAENSDKRYGGIRRTIVPTRDYRLLTAERGKLGLLLLPNPERFLEDIMFGFRLWIDSAFFPF, from the coding sequence ATGTATCTGTATGAAAATCGTATGGCATCTGATTTCGAACAGATTTACCGAAGACTCCTTGCTCAAGCAGGGACTGTCGTCGAAGAACTCGAAGACATCGACTCGGACGAAGTTACGAGAGAGAACTGGACGAGTGAGTTTTCGGACTTCAACGATTCTCTGGATGAATTCGAAGAAACACAAGCCGAACTCTTTGCAGAATTATTCGACGCTACCAGTGGAAAGGGCCGAATCCGGGAATTCATGCGTGACAACGTAGGCGAAGTTGTTACCACTCAAACTCTTGCCCGAATTAGCGGGATACAAGATTACCAACGGCGAATACGCGAACTTCGGAACGAAGAAGGATTTATCGCCGATTCGACCCGCACCCGGTCTGAACTCTCTAACGATGAGTATTATATTAAGGAAATACGTGATGTGAATCAGAAAACTCGTCTTCCAAATGACCAACGGTTAAACTACTTAGAAGAAACTAATTACGAGTGTGAACTCTGTGGGCGTAACGTAAACGACAAAAAGGTCAATTGGGTTGACGTAGACCACATCCAACCCTATGTCGAATTCGGCACCGCAAAAGAGACCCACAAACGGGAAAATCTTCAAACACTCCGTAATCGATACCACGACGGAAAGAGCGCTCGTGAAGACATCGCAAATCAACGTCGAGACGGCGATACGGGTGCGGTAGATGCTGAAAACAGTGATAAACGATACGGGGGAATCAGACGAACAATCGTCCCAACAAGGGATTACAGATTACTAACTGCTGAACGTGGCAAGTTGGGACTGCTTTTGCTTCCCAATCCGGAACGATTTCTTGAAGATATCATGTTCGGTTTCCGCCTCTGGATTGATTCGGCTTTTTTTCCCTTCTAA
- a CDS encoding PhzF family phenazine biosynthesis protein: MADDLSTPVHVVDVFSQGRYTGNQLAVVRDAHRLSADEMGCIAREMDYSETAFVTDESPADGGYGVRLFTPEAEVPFAGHAVLGTASVIRDAIADGDPDEITLSLSEGSVTVTADTDGDEPIFWLEDRSASFLETLDPEVAADVVDVAPGDVARDLPCQVVSTGLPQLMVPLESLDAVRRATTNETPYYEHVVDGLGVKAVLVFARETYESESDLNVRVFVEAHGIPEDSATGSANTSLAALLLRERTSASELRLTAEQGYEMDRPSTLHLRADRTDDSVVARVGGRVSNVLEGRLL; this comes from the coding sequence ATGGCTGACGACCTATCCACGCCGGTTCACGTCGTAGACGTGTTTTCGCAGGGCCGGTACACCGGCAACCAACTCGCGGTCGTTCGGGACGCCCACCGACTGTCGGCCGACGAGATGGGGTGCATCGCTCGGGAGATGGACTACTCCGAGACGGCGTTCGTCACCGACGAGTCGCCAGCGGACGGCGGGTACGGCGTCCGCCTCTTCACCCCGGAAGCCGAGGTGCCCTTCGCCGGACACGCGGTCCTCGGTACGGCGTCGGTGATTCGAGACGCGATTGCCGACGGCGACCCCGACGAGATTACCCTCTCGCTGTCGGAGGGGTCGGTCACGGTGACGGCCGACACCGACGGCGACGAACCGATTTTTTGGCTCGAAGACCGCTCCGCGTCATTCCTCGAAACGCTCGACCCCGAAGTCGCCGCCGACGTGGTGGACGTGGCTCCCGGAGACGTGGCCCGCGACCTGCCCTGTCAGGTCGTCTCGACCGGACTACCCCAGTTGATGGTTCCGCTCGAAAGCCTCGATGCGGTCCGGCGGGCCACCACGAACGAGACCCCTTACTACGAACACGTCGTGGACGGTCTCGGCGTGAAGGCGGTGTTGGTGTTCGCCCGTGAGACCTACGAGTCCGAGAGCGACCTGAACGTCCGCGTGTTCGTGGAGGCCCACGGCATCCCCGAGGACTCCGCGACCGGGTCGGCCAACACCAGTCTCGCGGCCCTTCTCCTGCGCGAGCGAACGTCGGCCAGCGAACTCCGACTGACGGCCGAACAGGGCTACGAGATGGACCGGCCTTCGACGCTCCACCTCCGCGCCGACCGGACCGACGACAGCGTGGTCGCTCGGGTCGGCGGACGGGTCTCGAACGTTCTCGAAGGCCGACTGCTGTAA